From a single Melospiza georgiana isolate bMelGeo1 chromosome 5, bMelGeo1.pri, whole genome shotgun sequence genomic region:
- the FASTKD5 gene encoding FAST kinase domain-containing protein 5, mitochondrial, which produces MATVLMCRRLPRLSRVTAISATAKRGSSKSKKEKGDKPGAAKTGTHSGATIQLLKAQDYRVLYNPAAYAKGRAGSQQHGDRDSSQALGDTFTSPGAAQAPQTFPTASSQALSPGRSALPKASTLLEQSRLYKEEAEEEKREMHDSKEDPRTFQKGRPEYRALTCDSAEPAQPLPAEEGDRILQSVAGCEGSPGVLRDYFLQLSRVPAERRAALGSDARFSALCHRAVTAIRLFSTPDLILILKACVPLAVPASHPLLNACEAEFCRRAWDMGLEQLLLVADCWRCLDRSVPSYLGILFSYANLRWKDLTLPQFVQLLYIIGEGRRSPADLAQKVESTILKHLDAFTLEELGAICLGLFKSLSGISEHVMRRIADRVALQMEDMSTYALVNVLKMLRYTRMDHLPLMRELGRVIPARIPATNIQGIMHITLTYSSLHFFDEDVLAAVATSLPSKVSYCRSKDAAKFLWSFGCLDYEPPNEEEFYSSLIKQLHAKLHEFSKFPEHLLTALLGLAFVKRFPEELIDFALREEFVQKTRGSKYELNKDLFTLGKSVEIECPTYQGSHLTPQLCQEFAEMVSSFAEREIYVRPEIVEATSLLESMLGGPEYVKNHMILPHTRSSDLEVRLSTDGRPIPFNFKDPVATKKLRDMGVNLTDDLMSQLIQGRAHNRSPTEVGNESRIPSQERGNTTVTTYMGGALPAGATSQAEPKAGLWQPGEVRLALQVSNRNHFCYGSRRLLGLHCLKRRQLQLLGYAVVELPFWEWFPLLRRTRSEKLSYLHYKVFSPALLTRAA; this is translated from the coding sequence ATGGCTACGGTGCTCATGTGCCGAAGATtgcccaggctgagcagggtgACAGCGATTTCCGCCACGGCCAAGCGTGGGAGCAGCaaaagcaagaaggaaaagggagataAACCAGGAGCAGCCAAGACTGGGACTCACTCAGGGGCCACAATCCAGCTGCTGAAGGCCCAGGACTACAGAGTGCTGTACAATCCAGCTGCCTATGccaaaggcagggctggctcccagcagcacgGGGAtagggacagcagccaggccctGGGTGACACGTTCACCAGCCCTGGCGCTGCACAGGCTCCACAGACATTCCCCACTGCCTCTTCCCAAGCTTTGTCACCTGGCAGGAGTGCCCTGCCCAAGGCCAGCAcgctcctggagcagagcaggctgtacaaggaggaagcagaggaggagaagcGGGAAATGCACGACTCCAAGGAGGACCCGCGCACGTTCCAGAAGGGCAGGCCCGAGTACAGAGCTCTCACCTGTGACAGCgctgagccagcacagcccctccctgcAGAGGAAGGGGACAGGATTTTACAGAGTGTGGCAGGCtgtgagggcagccctggggttCTCAGGGATTATTTCCTCCAGCTGAGCCGTGTGCCGGCGGAGCGCCGCGCGGCGCTGGGCTCGGATGCCAGGTTCAGTGCCCTGTGTCACCGAGCTGTCACGGCCATCAGGCTGTTCAGCACCCCAGATCTCATCCTCATTTTAAAGGCTTGTGTCCCCTTGGCCGTGCCAGCCTCCCACCCCCTGCTCAACGCGTGCGAGGCCGAGTTCTGCCGGCGGGCGTGGGACatgggcctggagcagctgctgctggtggcgGATTGCTGGCGCTGCCTGGACCGCAGCGTGCCCTCCTACCTGGGCATCCTGTTCAGCTATGCCAACCTGCGCTGGAAGGACCTCACCCTGCCCCAGTTTGTGCAGCTCCTCTACATCATCGGCGAAGGCCGGAGGTCGCCCGCGGACTTGGCGCAGAAGGTGGAGAGCACCATCCTGAAGCACTTGGACGCCTTCACCTTGGAGGAGCTGGGTGCCATCTGCTTGGGGCTCTTCAAATCCCTCAGTGGGATTTCTGAGCACGTCATGAGGAGGATTGCAGACAGGGTGGCCCTGCAGATGGAGGACATGAGCACCTACGCCTTGGTGAACGTGCTCAAGATGCTGCGCTACACGCGCATGGACCACCTGCCCctgatgagggagctgggcagggtgaTTCCTGCTCGGATCCCTGCCACAAACATCCAGGGCATCATGCACATCACTCTCACCTACTCATCCCTGCACTTCTTTGATGAGGATGTTTTGGCTGCTGTTGCCACCTCGTTGCCTTCCAAGGTGTCCTACTGCCGGAGCAAGGACGCTGCCAAATTCCTGTGGTCGTTTGGGTGCCTGGACTACGAACCTCCCAACGAGGAGGAGTTTTACTCCAGCCTGATAAAGCAATTGCATGCAAAACTCCATGAGTTTAGCAAGTTTCCAGAGCATCTCCTTACTGCTCTGCTTGGCTTAGCTTTTGTCAAACgcttcccagaggagctgatAGACTTTGCTTTGAGGGAGGAGTTTGTCCAGAAAACCAGAGGTAGCAAATATGAGCTCAACAAGGACCTGTTCACCCTTGGTAAGAGCGTTGAAATCGAGTGCCCCACCTACCAAGGCAGCCACCTCACAcctcagctgtgtcaggagtTCGCTGAGATGGTCTCAAGCTTTGCAGAGAGGGAAATCTACGTCAGGCCTGAAATTGTGGAAGCCACGTCCCTCCTGGAGAGCATGTTGGGAGGCCCTGAGTATGTGAAGAACCACATGATCCTGCCCCACACCAGGTCCAGCGACCTGGAGGTGCGCTTGTCCACGGATGGACGTCCCATCCCTTTCAACTTCAAGGATCCTGTGGCAACCAAGAAGCTGAGAGACATGGGAGTTAATCTTACAGATGATTTAATGTCTCAGCTCATACAGGGGAGAGCTCATAACCGGAGTCCCACAGAGGTGGGGAATGAATCCAGGATTCCCAGCCAGGAGAGAGGGAACACAACAGTCACAACATATATGGGTGGAGCTCTTCCTGCAGGTGCCACATCCCAGGCTGAGCCTaaggcagggctctggcagcctggggaggtgaggctggcactgcaggtgtCCAACAGGAACCACTTCTGCTACGGCTCCAGgcggctgctggggctgcactgccTGAAGcggcggcagctgcagctgctgggctaCGCCGTGGTGGAGCTGCCCTTCTGGGAGTGGTTCCCCCTGCTCAGGCGCACGCGCTCCGAGAAGCTCAGCTACCTCCACTACAAAGTcttcagcccagccctgctcaccagGGCTGCCTAG
- the UBOX5 gene encoding RING finger protein 37 yields the protein MVINVCLPQFKPRIHCNKISADGYEVENLISEDLARRNRGFRSEYFIKPPVHVTISFPFNVEICRINIDISSGGYQTFSGLEIYTSTSCNKTSWQSPEGQCSGLQPVSDKDTFTLVGKAVLKNQSKVTFGHRGFKPRPPFHQMENVFSYPGSVSQDLWNKGPASLSNVSHLKICITHVAGGGLPSIKRLEVWGQPAKSCPQEVIEGVFQVASQFLAQDVSSLKPELWTPMESDCVPFSANEQQTLHKLVDVVQDIPEEFLDPITLEIMTLPMLLPSGKVIDQSTLEKCNRSEASWGRVPSDPFTGVAFSQHSQPLPHPTLKARIDHFLLQHSIPGTNLLGRAHSSESLVPSSITMSSLKRKMDCMDQGSLQPPYFSATNLLVTSTSENSAKKMKTDSDSHLIQMDCSTELVSHEQKLSESLDSALTSALSSMPSFTAKLMRSQQQAPGEGGCSTSWSLGTALEHGRSSQSQGCSSCGKSFSCYSRAEPVYQLPCGHLLCRPCLAEPRAPASPILCGSCRRAAASQDVRRVHF from the exons aTGGTAATAAACGTCTGTCTCCCGCAGTTCAAGCCAAGAATTCACTGCAACAAG ATCTCTGCCGATGGCTACGAGGTGGAGAACCTGATCTCCGAGGACCTGGCCAGGAGGAACCGCGGCTTCCGCAGCGAGTACTTCATCAAACCCCCGGTGCACGTCAccatctccttccccttcaACGTGGAGATCTGCAGGATCAACATTGACATCTCCTCTGGGGGCTACCAGACCTTCTCTGGCCTGGAAATTTACACCTCTACCTCATGCAACAAAACCTCttggcagagccctgaggggcagTGCTCAGGTCTGCAGCCTGTGTCGGACAAGGACACCTTCACCCTGGTGGGCAAAGCTGtcttaaaaaatcagagcaaaGTGACTTTTGGCCACAGAGGCTTCAAGCCAAGGCCTCCCTTCCATCAGATGGAAAATGTCTTCTCCTACCCCGGCTCGGTGTCCCAAGATCTCTGGAACAAAGGGCCGGCCTCGCTCAGCAACGTGTCCCACCTCAAAATCTGCATCACCCACGTGGCCGGGGGGGGCCTGCCCAGCATCAAGAGGCTGGAGGTGTGGGGACAACCCGCCAAGTCCTGCCCACAGGAGGTCATCGAGGGGGTTTTCCAGGTGGCCTCGCAGTTCCTGGCCCAGGATGTCAGCAGCCTCAAGCCGGAGCTCTGGACGCCGATGGAGAGCGACTGCGTCCCCTTCAGCGCCAACGAGCAGCAGACCCTGCACAAGCTGGTGGACGTTGTCCAAGACATCCCTGAAGAGTTCCTGGACCCCATCACCCTGGAGATCATGACTTTacccatgctcctgccctctgGGAAGGTGATTGACCAGAGCACCCTGGAGAAGTGCAACCGCAGCGAGGCGTCCTGGGGCCGCGTGCCCAGCGATCCCTTCACGGGCGTGGCCTTCagccagcactcccagcccctACCTCACCCCACCCTCAAGGCCAGGATAGACcacttcctgctgcagcacagcatccctggcaccaacctgctgggcagggctcactCCTCGGAGAGCCTGGTGCCCTCCTCCATCACCATGTCTtctctgaaaaggaaaatggacTGCATGGAccagggctccctgcagccGCCCTATTTTTCTGCTACAAACTTACTTGTCACTTCTACCTCAGAGAACAGtgctaaaaaaatgaaaactgacaGTGATTCCCACTTGATCCAGATGGACTGTTCCACAG AGCTGGTGTCCCACGAGCAGAAGCTGTCAGAGAGCCTGGACTCTGCCCTGACCTCTGCCCTCAGCTCCATGCCCTCCTTCACGGCCAAGCTGAtgaggagccagcagcaggctCCAGGAGAGGGGGGCTGCAGCACGTCCTggagcctgggcacagcccttg AGcacggcaggagcagccagagccagggatGTTCCTCCTGCGGCAAATCCTTCTCGTGTTACTCCCGGGCGGAGCCCGTGTACCAGCTCCCCTGCGGGCACCTCCTGTGCCGGCCGTGCCTGGCCGAGCCGCGGGCCCCGGCCTCGCCCATCCTCTgcgggagctgcaggagggcagcgGCCTCTCAGGACGTCCGGAGGGTTcatttctga
- the LOC131083886 gene encoding vasotocin-neurophysin VT-like, whose product MAEPSLPLSFLCLLALSSACYIQNCPRGGKRALGDTAVRQCLPCGPGNRGSCFGPGICCGAELGCYVGTVETRRCAQEDALPSPCQPEGRPCGSGGRCAAPGICCSAETCTMDSACLDEGGEGAQEAADEKNLTLLDGSAGDLLLKLMHLANRQQQQQQQQQQGKHPLL is encoded by the exons ATGGCCGAACCTTCGCTgcccctctccttcctctgcctcctcgCCCTCTCCTCCGCCTGCTACATCCAGAACTGCCCCCGGGGCGGGAAGCGAGCGCTGGGGGACACGGCCGTGAGACAG TGCCTGCCCTGCGGTCCCGGCAACCGAGGGAGCTGCTTCGGGCCCGGCATCTGCTGCGGCGCGGAGCTGGGCTGCTATGTGGGCACGGTGGAGACGCGGCGCTGTGCCCAGGAGGACGCGCTGCCCTCGCCCTGCCAGCCCGAGGGGCGGCCCTGCGGCTCCGGCGGCCGCTGCGCCGCGCCCGGCATCTGCTGCAGCGCCG AGACGTGCACCATGGACAGCGCCTGCCTGGACGAGGGCGGCGAGGGCGCTCAGGAGGCGGCGGACGAGAAGAACCTGACGCTGCTGGACGGCTCGGCCGGGGATCTGCTCCTCAAGCTCATGCACTTGGCGAaccggcagcagcagcagcagcagcagcagcagcagggcaagcaccccctgctctga